The following are encoded together in the Odocoileus virginianus isolate 20LAN1187 ecotype Illinois chromosome 28, Ovbor_1.2, whole genome shotgun sequence genome:
- the DDIAS gene encoding DNA damage-induced apoptosis suppressor protein, producing MNRRRKFLLASVLALQNSSFIYPSCQKCFSRIILVSKRSNCPKCGSTGEAENAIYRYKLSLKVAESNKLFGITVFGSCLDVFFGLTATGLHRYIQDPSEIPETLDSDTTQNLLTKAVETCFVGQNFIFGVTNFENQHGKGSGSSNSSEQCSDHKRVVNALVACQIIPPDPSVVGFTVIDYFRRLLQLSAVRKLHCGSQTPNSHLLALESSNSDLSSLCGLNSSSYCFEPHGKDYFSGFWQLSLQLTSVVSQLTDDDFSASEQSEANGTLHQNRKCISSAEATGSNSCLDTIQGSWSLVSHMDKKSSAQKLDEELGLQANQPSAVHSNHHEIGVPGSNLFPMKVQEPFEPRNTKPLHSAVEVKSIYSQHEITCLQNQEVDTPPSFQQRCMCYPSSSVRLEEIASSSQDCDLEIWDDLPLSESLNKFLVAIESEVAINQTDASSRKCHLDNDISKLHVDYSRLSLTPQRTPGALHTPPIALRSSPAIVEANSSRDNFLSSHEANPSPSIHKESHPENTAEALSFSGNKRDISEHSLPNVHLSALFPSSKGLGTTVALKSTRILPHETEISCKHNTSEADHSCLSSKYNGCGEKSLSEMSEKLKTLHSRRYNVSNFPSLENKQYCRRPKSQGNSLTICRKLTYPLETLHSTPNRSMNTLREMLYEHTGNNLTQNCSTGHEGNYNASVDLFDDKEMDIVTEMTKRSQDILLQWGKSLAESHHTESEFSLRSLSENSSRSSQKISLQNTSASLYPRTCPSPPHFQSDSECDFEYSQEFVPCSQSTPVIGFHQSRIHGMKGAFQKLPAFNLDLDANYKKTRISSANDAQQSTPICPQNINTPGQKSRSPTVSGITPPEVSNNHPVTECLETDADEWVPPTIQKVFPSEMLGFRAMGLKKCHAAYNSPDQNELPRKKLKYVKQRTGKCLIKKELNLKNMLTAAVIKQKTPDCNNIKSAWIFKESVLGRSSCAEVKCCLPFSENWSPSAPETKSAWSPELFS from the exons GTCTAATTGTCCAAAATGTGGCTCTACTGGTGAAGCTGAAAATGCCATTTACAGATACAAGCTTTCCTTAAAAGTTGCAGAATCAAACAAATTATTTGGCATTACTGTATTTGGAAGTTGCTTAGATGTATTTTTTGGTCTCACAGCCACTGGTTTGCACAG GTACATTCAGGATCCCAGTGAAATTCCAGAAACTCTGGACAGTgatacaactcaaaacctattAACTAAAGCAGTGGAAACTTGCTTTGTTggacaaaactttatttttggagtgACG AATTTTGAAAATCAGCACGGAAAAGGTTCAGGTTCCAGTAACTCCTCAGAGCAGTGCTCAGACCACAAGAGAGTAGTTAACGCACTCGTAGCTTGCCAGATCATTCCACCAGACCCAAGTGTTGTAGGCTTCACTGTCATTGACTATTTCCGTCGGCTTTTGCAGCTTTCTGCTGTCAGGAAACTTCACTGTGGCTCCCAGACACCTAATAGCCACTTACTTGCTTTAGAAAGTTCGAATAGCGATCTCAGCAGCTTATGTGGCCTTAACAGCAGTTCTTATTGTTTTGAGCCCCATGGCAAAGATTATTTTTCAGGATTCTGGCAGCTATCACTACAACTGACTTCTGTTGTTTCACAACTAACAGATGATGATTTTTCAGCTTCGGAACAAAGCGAGGCCAATGGTACTCTTCACCAGAACAGAAAGTGCATCTCCTCTGCAGAGGCCACTGGTTCCAATAGCTGCCTTGATACCATTCAGGGTTCATGGAGCCTTGTTTCACATATGGACAAAAAGAGTTCAGCACAAAAGTTAGATGAAGAACTTGGCCTACAGGCTAATCAGCCAAGTGCAGTTCATAGCAATCATCATGAAATTGGAGTTCCTGGCTCTAATTTATTCCCTATGAAAGTACAGGAGCCATTTGAACCAAGGAATACAAAACCCTTGCACAGTGCAGTAGAAGTTAAAAGTATATATTCTCAGCATGAGATAACATGTCTCCAGAATCAGGAGGTAGATACGCCCCCTAGCTTTCAGCAGAGATGTATGTGTTATCCATCTTCATCAGTCAGACTTGAGGAAATAGCCAGTAGTTCCCAGGACTGTGACCTCGAGATCTGGGATGACCTGCCACTCTCTGAAAGCCTAAACAAATTTCTGGTAGCTatcgaaagtgaagtcgctataAACCAGACAGATGCCAGTAGCAGGAAATGTCATCTAGATAATGACATCAGTAAACTACATGTGGACTACAGCAGGTTATCATTGACCCCACAAAGAACCCCTGGAGCCTTGCATACACCACCTATAGCCTTAAGGTCATCACCAGCAATAGTCGAAGCAAACTCCAGCAGAGATAACTTCCTTTCCAGCCATGAAGCAAATCCAAGTCCTAGCATTCATAAGGAATCACATCCTGAGAACACAGCAGAGGCTCTCTCTTTTAGTGGTAATAAAAGAGACATTTCTGAACATTCTTTACCAAATGTTCATCTGTCAGCTCTTTTTCCATCTTCAAAAGGCTTGGGCACAACAGTTGCTCTTAAGTCTACGAGAATTCTACCACATGAGACTGAAATTTCATGCAAGCACAATACTTCAGAGGCTGACCATTCTTGTCTCAGCAGCAAATATAatggatgtggagaaaaatcACTTTCAGAAATGAGTGAAAAGTTGAAAACTTTGCATTCTAGGAGGTATAATGTTTCCAACTTTCCCAgcttagaaaataaacaatactGTAGGCGGCCAAAGAGTCAGGGCAACAGTTTGACAATTTGCAGGAAACTCACATATCCTTTAGAAACTCTTCACAGTACTCCAAATAGAAGTATGAATACATTGAGAGAAATGCTTTATGAACACACTGGTAATAACCTAACACAGAACTGTTCTACTGGTCATGAAGGCAATTACAATGCTTCTGTGGATCTCTTCGATGATAAAGAGATGGACATTGTAACAGAAATGACTAAAAGGTCACAGGATATTTTATTACAGTGGGGTAAGTCTTTGGCAGAAAGTCATCATACAGAATCTGAGTTTTCACTGAGATCACTTTCTGAAAACTCCAGCCGGTCATCACAAAAAATATCATTGCAAAACACATCTGCCTCTCTCTATCCAAGAACCTGTCCCTCTCCACCTCATTTTCAGTCAGATTCAGAATGTGATTTTGAATATAGCCAAGAATTTGTTCCATGTTCACAGTCAACTCCAGTTATTGGATTCCATCAAAGTAGGATTCATGGGATGAAAGGAGCTTTCCAAAAATTACCTGCCTTTAATTTGGACCTTGATGCCAACTATAAAAAAACAAGGATTTCCTCTGCAAATGATGCACAGCAATCCACCCCTATCTGTCCACAAAATATAAACACACCTGGCCAGAAATCCAGAAGCCCTACTGTATCTGGTATTACACCACCAGAGGTCTCCAACAACCATCCTGTCACTGAGTGCCTTGAAACTGATGCTGACGAATGGGTCCCTCCTACCATACAAAAAGTATTTCCTTCGGAAATGCTTGGATTCCGGGCCATGGGTCTAAAGAAATGCCATGCTGCTTATAATTCTCCTGATCAAAATGAGTTaccaagaaaaaaactgaaatatgtcAAGCAAAGAACTGGTAAATGCTTAATTAAGAAGGAGTTAAATTTAAAGAATATGCTTACAGCAGcagttataaaacagaaaactcctgactGTAACAATATAAAGTCAGCCTGGATTTTTAAAGAGTCAGTTTTGGGACGTAGTTCTTGTGCAGAAGTCAAATGTTGCCTTCCATTTTCAGAAAATTGGTCACCTTCAGCACCTGAAACTAAAAGTGCTTGGTCTCCTGAATTGTTCTCATAA